The genomic stretch CCCGCACATCATCCGCAGCCCGGAAGACGCGGAGAAGGCTACGGCCAAGAAAAAGCAAGAAGCGGATGAGAGTTTAAAGAAGCTTCAGAAAGAGCGGCAAAAAGAAGTCAAGGATACTTACGACATGCTCATAGAGTGAGTTCATTGTATAGGAATTTTCAACTTTAGGCACTTTGGTCACTTAACTTGATTGTATAGGAAATTCCTTTTTGGACACGGATGTACACAGAAAGTCGCTTAGCGCTTAACGCTATGCGCATAGCGTCTTTTTTGTATCTGCGGTTATCTGCGTAAATCTGCGTCCTATTAAATTTTGGGTATCCATCCAATGTTAGATAAAATCGTCGTCGAGATCATTCAGGAGAAGAAAGGAATTTCCTCCGAAGCCGCGGCCGACCTTTTAAACGGCCAAAAGGGAAAATCTTTTGGAACCTTAGCGGTGGAAAAGGGATTGCTGACCGAAGATGAGCTCCTGACCAGCCTGAGCAAGAAACTGCGGGTTCCTTACGTTAAAAATTTAGAAGAAGAAGGATTAGACCCCTCGCTGGTTTCCAGGGTACCTATTGTTTTTTCCAAAAAGCACAAGGTGGTACCTATGAAAATGGAGGATGGTATTTTAACCGTAGCCACGCCGGACCCTTTGAATTACGAACCTCTGGATGACCTCCGGTTAATCATCGAGTGCCAGGAGGTTCGGGTGGTATTGAGCAGTGAGCGGGAAGTGGTGAGGGCAATCAACCGTTTTTACGAACAAAGCGCCGATACTCCGGAAGAAATGATCCAATCCATGGACGCGGAAAGCAGCGACCGTATCCTCCATGAATTGGAAGAGACCGCGGACCTCTTGGATATAAGCGACGAAGCCCCCGTGATCAAGCTGGTTAATCTCATTCTTTTTCAGGCAGTGAAGGAGAGGGCCAGCGATATCCATATAGAACCTTTCCAGAAAGAATTAAAAGTCCGGTACCGCATCGACGGCATTCTTTACCAACGGCTCGACCCACCCAAGAGGTACCAGTCCGCCATTGTTTCGCGCCTGAAGGTCATGGCCAAAATGGACATTGCCGAAAAACGCCTGCCCCAGGACGGCAGGATTCCTATCAAGATTGCCGATAAAGACATCGACATCCGTGTTTCCATAATCCCCACCACCTTTGGCGAAAGGGTGGTTCTGCGCCTGCTGGATAAGCAGAGCCTGCTCTTAGGAATGGGGGAGATCGGACTTTCCCCCGATAAACATCAGACCTTACAGGATTTGATTAGTCGGTCCAACGGCATCCTGCTGGTAACCGGGCCTACAGGCAGCGGAAAAACGACTACCCTTTATGCAGCCCTGAGCCAAATCAATTCTCCAGACAAAAACATCATCACCATTGAGGATCCGGTAGAATACCAGCTTTGGGGGATCGGTCAGATTCAAGTCAATCCCAAAATCGGCCTCACCTTTGCCCATGGTTTACGTTCGGTCCTGCGCCATGATCCGGACGTGATCTTGGTGGGTGAAATCCGGGATGCCGAAACCGCCGAGATTGCCATTCAGGCCGCCCTGACCGGCCATTTGGTTTTCAGCACCCTGCACACGAATAATGCGGCCAGCGCGGCTACCCGCTTGGTGGATATGGAGATTGAACCCTTTCTTGTTGCTTCCGTGGTCCGGGCCATCGTTGCCCAACGCTTGATCCGGGTCATCTGCTCAGAATGTAAAGAGGGCTATGTACCCGAACCCGAAATGTTGAAAGAAGTGGGGATCACCCCGGAACAGTTAAAAGGAGGTAAAGTTTATAGAGGAAAGGGCTGTCCAGCCTGTTCGGGAACAGGGTACAGGGGACGGACCGGAATTTACGAGATCCTGCTTGTATCCGAGACCATTCGCCAGCTGATCATGAAGAAGGCTGACTCGGTCTCCATCGGGCGCCAGGCAGTTGAAGAAGGAATGAAAACTCTGCGAGAGGACGGCGCCCGGAAAATAGTAGAAGGTATTACTGCCCTGGAAGAAGTGGTGCGGGTTACCCAAGAATAAGAAAGAACGTAAGGCGTGAGGCGCAAGGTGTAAGGAGCAAAGTGCAAAGTGCATAAAGCAGGGCAAAGACCGCAAGGAAAAGGAAAAAGACGATAAACGATAGACCAATGACCAATGACTATTAACCCAATAACCCAATGACTTAATAACCCAATTACCGGAGTCTTTTCATTGCCCATCTTTGAGTATGAAGCGCTGGATAGCGCGGGAAAATCCGTTCAGGGAATTATCGATGCTGAAAGCGCCCGCACTGCCCGGACGAAACTCAGGAGGCAGGGATTTTATCCGACGGAAATCCGGGAAGAAGCGATGGCCACGGAAGAGCGAGCTTCTTCTCTCAATATTTTTTCTTTTCTTTTTGGGCGGATAAAAGCACGAGACCTCGCCCTCTCTTCCCGGCAACTGGCTACCCTTATGGAAGCCGGTATTCCTTTGACTTCTTCTCTCTCGGCCCTGATTGAACATTTGGGGCATCCCCTGCTGAGAAAAACCTTTACCCAAATTCGGGAGCGGGTTCGGGAAGGAAGCAGCCTGGCTGACGCCCTTTCCCTTCACCCTCGAGTGTTTTCCCCCTTGTTCATCGGAATGGTTCGGGCCGGGGAAGTAAGTGGAACGTTAGCCCTTACCCTGTCCCGATGGGCGGACTTCAGCGAACATCAGGTGGCTTTGCGTCAAAGGACCCGGGCGGCCATGACCTACCCGATCTTCATGTTTGTTATCGGCGTGGGTGTGCTTATTTTTTTAATGACCTTCGTGGTTCCCACGGTGACAAAAATTTTTTCGGATGTAGGTCAGTCGCTTCCTTTACCAACCGTGATCCTGATTTCCGTAAGCGGTTTCCTGAATCGTTTTTGGTGGGCTTTGCTGGGTGGCTTTATCATCTTCGGTCTTTGGCTGAGAAGATACGTGCGGAGCGAATCAGGAGCTTTGGTTTGGGATCGCCTGAAGCTGAAACTGCCCGTGGTGGGAGACATTCACCGCCAATTGGTCATTTCCCGCTGGTCCCGGACCCTCGGAACGTTGTTACATGGTGGGTTGCCACTGCTTCAGGGATTAGAAATTTCCCAGGGCGTGGTGGCCAATCGCCTCTTAAGCAAAGCCCTGTCTCAGGCCCGGGAAAAAATTCGGGAAGGGGAAGAATTGGCCTTTACTCTCAAACAAAGCGCTCTCTTTCCTTCCTTAGCTTTGGAAATGATTTCCGTAGGGGAAAAGAGCGGTGAACTGGGGAAGATGCTGGAAAAAATAGCCGTGGTTCTGGAAAACGAGGTGGAAGCAGCGCTGCAGAGTCGGATGTCCCTGTTGGAACCGATCATGATCCTGATTATGGGGGTGGCCGTTGGATTTATTGCTTTGTCGGTTCTCCTCCCCATCCTGGAAATGAGCCAGATTGTCCGTTGAAGTCACCAAAGCGAGGGGGAAAATGATTTTATCGATTCAAAAAGTAAAGCACGGGAAGGAAAGAATTTCTAAGCATAAACGGAAAGTCCTCTTTTCCACAAAAAAAGGGTTCACCCTAATCGAACTCATGGTGGTCATCGTTATCCTGGGCATTCTGGCCGGCCTCGTTCTTCCTCGATTTATGGGCAGGACAGAAGAAG from Deltaproteobacteria bacterium encodes the following:
- the gspF gene encoding type II secretion system inner membrane protein GspF translates to MPIFEYEALDSAGKSVQGIIDAESARTARTKLRRQGFYPTEIREEAMATEERASSLNIFSFLFGRIKARDLALSSRQLATLMEAGIPLTSSLSALIEHLGHPLLRKTFTQIRERVREGSSLADALSLHPRVFSPLFIGMVRAGEVSGTLALTLSRWADFSEHQVALRQRTRAAMTYPIFMFVIGVGVLIFLMTFVVPTVTKIFSDVGQSLPLPTVILISVSGFLNRFWWALLGGFIIFGLWLRRYVRSESGALVWDRLKLKLPVVGDIHRQLVISRWSRTLGTLLHGGLPLLQGLEISQGVVANRLLSKALSQAREKIREGEELAFTLKQSALFPSLALEMISVGEKSGELGKMLEKIAVVLENEVEAALQSRMSLLEPIMILIMGVAVGFIALSVLLPILEMSQIVR
- the gspE gene encoding type II secretion system ATPase GspE; the protein is MLDKIVVEIIQEKKGISSEAAADLLNGQKGKSFGTLAVEKGLLTEDELLTSLSKKLRVPYVKNLEEEGLDPSLVSRVPIVFSKKHKVVPMKMEDGILTVATPDPLNYEPLDDLRLIIECQEVRVVLSSEREVVRAINRFYEQSADTPEEMIQSMDAESSDRILHELEETADLLDISDEAPVIKLVNLILFQAVKERASDIHIEPFQKELKVRYRIDGILYQRLDPPKRYQSAIVSRLKVMAKMDIAEKRLPQDGRIPIKIADKDIDIRVSIIPTTFGERVVLRLLDKQSLLLGMGEIGLSPDKHQTLQDLISRSNGILLVTGPTGSGKTTTLYAALSQINSPDKNIITIEDPVEYQLWGIGQIQVNPKIGLTFAHGLRSVLRHDPDVILVGEIRDAETAEIAIQAALTGHLVFSTLHTNNAASAATRLVDMEIEPFLVASVVRAIVAQRLIRVICSECKEGYVPEPEMLKEVGITPEQLKGGKVYRGKGCPACSGTGYRGRTGIYEILLVSETIRQLIMKKADSVSIGRQAVEEGMKTLREDGARKIVEGITALEEVVRVTQE